TCGAGTATTGATCCAGAGATGCACCTGAAGGTCCAAAAATCTGATGAGGAGAATGCAGAAATTAATTTGTTGGATAAACTGCTGCCAGAAAATTTAGATTCACCTGCCCCACAAAATGCACATCATCTGTCATCCGATTCAACAGCTTACtcatcttttgataaagattTTGAAGAAATTCAGGTTAGTCACATTTATGCGGTAATTAGGATAGAATTGTATGGCACCAAGACAGTGTTACACATTGAGTTATATCTGGCACTATGACATGGCATGCATTTTCACTTTATTGTGCAGGTATTACTATATTTTATTGTCCATAAATATAGCAAATCTCATGAGAatccttattttcttttaatgtttgaattctctctcttgcacacacacacacacctcacaccaTGATTCACTGGAGTCATTGGATGAACAGCCACCTGAAAACTTAATCTTACCTGGCCTCAAATGCCGTACTTAGGAGGGTTCAGTGGCGCTGCCATCTGATAGTAGAAAAAATTGTAGGTTAGTTGGCATTTTGATAATGAATACTAAAGTTCTAAGTTAAAACTTTTGGGAAGGGAAATCACTTATTGAATCTCGAGCGGGTTTCTCCGAGAGAGCGCTAAAAAATGGTGATTTATCTCACAATTGCACCCGTTGTTGCATTTAACAGGAACCATCTAATCCTCCTATTAACGTTACCCAGGAGTTGAACTCCATTCACAGTGTGAAGGTTCCAGAGGTCATTGCAAACAATGACAtgagaaatttcaaaaccatTGATGAAATAAATAACGAAGCCCACATATTCGCCAGTGAAGGCAATGCAGGGGTCCTATCAAATATGTCCAACGAAAGCATATCAAAGCGTATTGATGTCGCGTTTATTGAAGGACAGAATGTCATAGGATACGAAGGAGAGAACGTAAATGTGGCCGAATGTGAAAACATAGCAGGGACTTCAATCCCAGTTGACAACAATAGAACTCTGGAAACAAGTCAAGAGCATGGACAAGAAATTGTGGAAGTCGAAATATCCGAGGTTAGCCCGAGTACTGGACTCATTGTGCCAGTCATGCTAATAGGTACTGCAGAAAGTGGACTCTCTCAGATTCACCAAAGTTTTATTAGCGATACGAATCCTCCAGATTTGTTGCCAGAAGGGGTGGTTGAACAGGTTCCTGTGACCTCAAGTTCGTCATCATCTCCCAATTCTGTGTTGCAGACTAAGTTCTCTATCGATCAAGGCTCCGCATTGAGTTTGGAATATTTGGATCAGGAGACACAGGTGGAGGCTCAACAatcagaaatagagatggacgAAAATGCTTTGATAAATGGACTTCGACCAGAAAATTTAACCGCGGCTGTACCTCAGAACTCTTTGTATTTGATGGTAGATTCAAGGGCTCACCTGTCTGATAACAACTATTCTGGAGGTTTGCAGGTCAGTCAACATTATCTAATTATAATTAAGTTGTTTTAAGTTAGTGTAAAACATGAAGAAAGCATATTTGAGTCTTTGGGAAGCCCAAACATATACCTAAAAAAACGAGGAGTAGGATTTTCCCAGGTAAGTCTTTTTGTTGGGCAGATATCTGTGTTCTCTTTAACAACAGTTACTTCCACAGATCAGGTTGCAAAATTCCCGTGTTTACGTATGTGAGAAAAACTTTCAGAATTATGCACACGAGATAACTGAACTTTTTAAACCACTTGAGGAAAGGAACTCCAAATCTATCTAAGATACGAAGGCTTCGTTTGGaatttggatcatggatttgcgTAGGGGTTTATGGAGTTTAAGGAAACTGTGAGGAAAAGATAAGGATGTAATGAAATAGAAAACTATGGGTTTTCCCtaccattttcctttcctttggtAAAATCTCCACAAATCTATGACCCAAATAAAGCCTAAAGGCATGTCTGGAAAACTGGCATAACCTGAGGCTCTCTTGCCTCATAAAAACCAACATAGCGAAGTGACAAATTACATCCCCCCCTGTGACTACTATGGATGTGATGAATTATATATGAGTTAATCAACACATCTTTTACTCAACCTactccaaaatatttttaaaattcaactttccccctttcttttttctgatttcGTGGTTTGACATTGTTTAGCATATATATCAACCGAGTATGCTACCATGCccggaaaaaataaaaagacatcTACTCTAACAGTTGCATATTTCTGGCAATTAACAGGAACCATCCAATTCTCCCAGGAAGCCTGCCAAAGAAGACAGCTTCAATTCTGTAAGCCATTCAGAAAGTGATGAGAAGGAAGAGAAACCGAACTCAACTTCCATTGAAGATGGTGAAGCTCAGCCCCAATTATTCAACCAGGACGCTCTAATTGATCCAACGGAACTGTCTGATGTAACCTCTGTTGAATGCCCGGGAGGTGTACTCAAACAAATGTCTGAAAATGGTGTTGTTATTGGCATGTCAAAACCAATCAGACAAAATGAGAATTCAGGAACCGCTGAAAGAACTGAAGAGTTCGGAGAAGCGATGAAATCCAAGAACGATAGAGACTCATCAAAGCTAACTGTCAATAATGATAACTTAGAAGCCACTGAAGTTGAAGGCAAAGACACAAATGCTAATGTTGTTGGCCTATCAAAACCAGTAGAGGATGATGATGATTCAAGTATTTCTGAAGAAAGAGAGGTAATGTCTGAAAATGGTGTTGTTATTGGCACGTCAAAACCAATCAGACAAAATGAGAATTCAGGAACCGCTGAAAGAACTGAAGAGTTCGGAGAAGCAATGAAATCCAAGAACGATAGAGACTCATCAAAGCTAACTGTCAATAATGATAACTTAGAAGCCACTGAAGTTGTTGAAGGCAAAGACACAAATGCTAATGTTGTTGGCCTATCAAAACCAGTAGAGGATGGTGATGATTCAAGTATTTCTGAAGAAAGAGAGGTAATATTTTGGGCAGTTAGTTCTTTGCCGATCTGTGTGTACTTTTTTGAAATGGTGAAAGTAAAATAGGACCTTCCCCATGCTCTTTGGTTCCAGCCATAAGTTCAACGATTCAGGTGGGGTTACAAATACATGAAAGATATACTTGGAATCTTAAAACTACCGTaccaaatagtttttttttttattacttttttcttctttttccccttcttaGCATATCAGCTCCCATAAACCTCTATACTACTATGAACTAATAGCTAACTGCTATAACAACATATAATTGGCTTAACCGCAATCCTTTAATTTCTGCTTTTATGGTAGTTAATTTTTAAACTCATGTCTCAGATTTATTTAAAATAGTGAAACTGCATTCAATATTTGGAAGGGATAATGGTCTCATGCTGCAACTTATTTGCTGCTGGACAGGAACCAACTAAGGTTGATCCTGGAAAGAGGTCCTTTGAGGAAGCCAACATTATTTCCAAAGAGAATGAGTTGGTAGCCAACGTCATGGTGGCTGAGGAGGACTTGAGATCTAGTGTTGGTGAAACTGAAGGTGAATCCCTAAGAGCGATGAGGTCAGAGGATGTTGCTCAACAACCAAAAAATGTTGAGGTAGCTGATTCAAGTACTACGGAGAGTGATGAAGGCAAATCCGATAAACAGACAGAACCTGAAGCTATGGTAGGCTTTTCGCAACCAGCCGCGAAGAAGGATAATTTAGACGACACCAAAGATACTGAGGAAATCAGAAATTTAGCTGATAATGAGGATGTTCAAGGCCGGTCGAAGAGTGATCTGAGCAATGGTGGCTTGGACCAATCCGGATGTAGCAAAGGTGAAACCAAAGAAGTGATTAGACACGATATTTAGCTAATATATGGAAATGATGGCAACACAGAGGCAGAAAACAGCTAGACAGAGCTGGCGTGATGCGTTTGGTTGCTGGTAGTCTTTAAACTATTTGAGAATATGAAGTTGGCTCTGCTCTTTTGGTGCTAATTGAAAAGGTTGATTGGTAGAGAAATCAGATGAGGCTTAACCTTTCTACGCAAATTCAGTAGGTAGAGTTGGAATTAGATGTCCTCAGTCATTTTTCTGCAGTCTGCACTTTTTGCTTCTGGAAATGCTCTTGAATGGTTTTGTGAgtgtcttttcctttttcttctcggtttggtttggtttggtttggtttggatatCGGTGTGAAATGTGACTcctatttattttcaaatttacaaGCAAGAGATGAGATATGTGACACAGGAAAGTATTTCCCAGATGAAATGCAGGAAGCTACTTTTCCGCTTTATCTTGAAGATTATAGAGGTGTCTGATCTAGCCTGAAAAACACAAGGGCAGCTTAAATCCTTGAACGCTTTTTCCTTttaaagaaggggaaaaaaccgAAATAGTTCCTGTAGTTTAGTTTTTGTATCAATTTGGTCCCTACAGTTTGAATTGGCAtgatttacactctgtagtttcaattttgtttcaacttggtccaattactaactacCGTTAGCCTCCGTTAACCCTAGACACAAATGAGTCCATTTTCTAGTAAATTACCGAACCCTTTTCTCTTTAACCTCGCAGACCCAAAGTCTttttcctaaaaagcaaaacggagttattttttttctaaaaattagaTTCTCTGGaccgtgtttttttttctagaataCTTAAATTATTCTTCCGATATTCAAGAGGTGACCAAACACGCCTAAACTCTATGCTCGGAGGAGactctaaatttttttctaaacccctttTGTGGCCTGAATTATGGCAAATCTGATTTTCCTTTACCCGAAGATATGTAGGCAGCTTGATGAAAGTTCGgtccctttttaaaataaaacccactttattttctaaaattcaaacatttttcaaaaatattggaACCCCTTtaatagaacacaaaactcctcattttcctttcttttcaagaaccacCCTCTCACTCCTTCCCCCCGAAGGCGAACGAGACACGTTTCGGTCGAAAGTAAAATCCTGGGCGTGACAAATGGAGTATGGAAGCcgtgaaaaaaaatggagaagggAACAATGAGGCTCTGTGTTTTttgttcagaggtatattagggtaAGAGGAGAATGACAGATTACGATTTTAACCGTAGAAAGGGGGCCCATTCGTGTCTGGGGTTAACGGAGTCTAACGGCAATTAGTAATTGGACCACGTTGGAATaaaatgaaaactacagagtgtaaattgagccaattcaaactacagggaccaagttgacataaacactaaactacaaggaccattgtagtttttttccctttaaagTATTTGTCTGATTTTTTACATCGACGTTCCTTCCGAGAGGCTTGtgatttttatgtttgttttaaTAACTCAAGTGTTCGGGCCAATTTACGTATACTTCAACTAATTTCAAGAATTGTGATTTGTTTACGGTTTTGAAGGATCTTCGAAAGATCATTCACAACCATCTGATGCAGTAATATAAACAGGGATGAAGACTAAAATAATTGCTGGTTTGTTTGGCTCTACTATGGTTGCCTTGTTTGgctaagagcccgttccagaaccggaataagaacttattttttgtctaataataaggtgtgttccacaaaagggtgaataagtacttatttttaaaaaagataatttcaagctcaaaaatcatgtgcttacgcaaataatttttctatcttgtttgatagatctcattgagatttttaatacggtgcaaaaaaattgaaaatttattttttatttacattatttttgagtttgaaaatgtgaaaataagctgcttatttgagttttgtgaaacaaagcttcaaaataagtacttataaaataagaaggtttctggaacgggctctaaaaCTTTTTGATCTTTACTGCTTCACCATTCTTGGTAGGATGGTGTTAGTTCCacgatgtttttttttgttagtttcgcGACAAAATTCCATTCACTGACCATtgtgccctctctctctccaacattgtccaatcaacatgatttttatcTCGTTCGTAAACAGTTCCAGTTATCACATTCGGCCCAAAGAAGAGGGCTGCttttccccccccccctgacaccccacccccccccggccccacaccccatttcccatattacccctCCCCCCCCTCCCGTTCTCCTgctctcctctctttccttttacttttttttttctttcttttttctccccctccccctcccgtTCTCCTGCTTCCCCCACattccatttactttttttttttcttcttttttcttctttattttcttttgtttttttttctggtagaatttttttttcgtttttttctctttattttcttttgattccttctactttgaactttttttttattattttaataatcttttctattttctttatttgtttcttttcccctttacctcccttctttattttttttttggttaactcaaattctattttcaattaaaattgactttatgcttaataaatttatattattttaattagttaattagtcttaacaatgaataataaaaataacttgtaatgaacaataataaattgaaataaaatttcattttattataattgagtacatattgtcaaaacatgaaaatacataaaaacacaaattttaatcaatatctcctccaaatgcTGCTCCCGGCATGCTTATAcccattacttcgtaccacaataGCAAACGTGTTTCATAACTGGCAGCCCATCCTTTAGCTTCATCCGATGAATGCTCCTCCCACCATATTgggatgggtggtacagggtaattaGGTTCTAAGAAAATTTGCACGAAGTGATCGTTGTTAACACGGGCAATAGCAATTTCCCGGCGGTATTCGACTGAAACTGGAGGGGACCTCAATGGcaaatgagtaaaacaaccgtaaacatcctcatcaaatgtatgcagtacTAGGTTGTACCTTGTTGCGATGACAACTCCCAAAGTCATAGCCTCCATCCAGTGATCCTTTGGTGCCGTAGGCTCGAACCAATTTAGTAAAATTAGTAGATGCTTTGCCCAATCATTTACTGGATAAATCTCGGTGTatagataataattttgttgaaTCTCTTCAATAAGCTCCTCTCGTACTCGACTCCAATCATTTTCACTATACCCGATTAGTGCAGCTATCGCCCTGAATCCACAATGACCATCACCAAGCACGTCAACAGTGTGGGAAATATAACGCTGATAAGCCTGAGGTAATCGTTGAATGTAGGGATCAATGATGGATGGAACTATAAATTGAGTGTTGCGAACCCCCGAACCCCTCCcacgtctccctctccctctcactcgcgATGTTGCAGTCCTTGATCCTGAAGTGGATGCTTCTGAGAAAGAAGGTATGCGACGTGTACTTTGCTCATCTCTACCTGTAGGTCGACCTCTATGTTCTGTGTTGTACGATGGAGGTCGAATTGTGCTACGAGATGGATCTGCCATATCGATAATCCTGTCTATGATATGCTCTCGCATAGGTGGATCCATCCCATCTAATATCTCAACGACCTGAGATGTCCTGTCAGATCGTGCTCCCTCCTCATTAAACTCGGTTGCGTGCATAGACAACCTAGTCCAATGAGCGTGGATACTCCATAGCGGAATTGGAGTGGAAATGGAACGATAATATGCAAGatcgtgcatgcatggcaatccgtgtgtGATTTTGATCGTACAGTTGCAATAGCCAACAATGTGGGGGGATACTTCTAAAGCGGTTTCTAGCTGATCATGTATGAActccattgcctctaatgaaatACGACACCTTACCTGATCAAAAATGTCGTCACGTAATTGTTTGTGGCGTGGAATGTTCAATGATTTCTCGAACGACTTCTTAATTTCCccgaactgatttttcaacatcttatgtattttatcaaaagatgtttgtAGTGATGACATGGTATCCCCTAAATATAGCTTTAGCCTCGCATGTGCAGACTCTGCCCTGTAATAGAATAATGCACTGTGTTTAAATAGGAAAGTATCAAAAAGTATTTCTTAGTATAGTAGAGAAATACACAAAATTTTAATAGGAAAGTGAAAAAGCGATTTTAcctttgacttgaattgcttcCGAGGTGCATACATGTATCTGTCCATGCTGAAACAAACCGCTCTTTGTACGACCTTAACCATGTTTGCCACAGGTAAGTTATGACATACGGAAACTGGCGAAAATCGTCGCACATGGCTTGCCACTTATGTTCGAAAGACGAAGGTGTAGATGAATTGATAAGCGAGTGCCATGACTTGACGAAGCGCTTCCATTCCGAACCAAGCACACGGCTGCAGTTCTTCATGACGCACtgatttatgtgccaaatacacaAGATGTGACGTGCCGTAGGGAAACATGTTTCAATGGCGTTCATAAGCGCTAAATCCCGATCTGAAACAAACACCAATGGCATCGACGCCCCCTTTTGAAGCATCCAGTTTTTTAAGTTATCCAATGCCCATGTCaatgtctcttctctctcattactaAGATAAGCGAACATAAGCGAGTAAGTTCGccatgtggatgtgatacccacaaccTCCAATAGTGGTTTTCGATACTCATTGGTCTTGTACGTGGCGTCAATGATCAGTACAGACGGAAAGTTGACAGATAGCTCTAGACTCATAGGATGAACCCAAAtaatatctgtgatttcgttAGTATCCGGATTTGTAAGAAATTGATGGAGGTAATGTTCCTTAAGTAATTGACGTATGACATACTGAATAGGAGTTAAACCGTCCAGTTTGGCtgctttgtttgaaaaaatggtGTTATAAATGCTCTTGATTCCCGTAGTGTTTGACGGgtctttttgcttcaaaatattaagAATCTCACGAGGCGCAGTACTGTTGGCCATGTcgaccacaaattgtttctctattggttttagccttgacgggtactcgtggccctcaatatgttttgctatttcatggttatggaCACCACTAATAACCTCTAAACCCCAcctgataccgtatggatgttgtggtataccTCGCAGTTGAAATGGGCAATCGCATTTTCTAGTCCCAGTATTTCTTTGCAAGGATTGCCCTTCAACCAAATACCGTGGCGGTTCgtactttcctcctctttcGCAACCAAGAATGCACTTCGGCAATTTGCCACCTTTTAACTTAGCAGAATTTAAAATAACCACCACAATACCATATTTTAGACCAACGCTCCGTGCCCAAGCTAACATATCTtctctactttcaaaaatctatataaaaaaaaatgtataaatacaaCATTAACCAGTCTTAACATAAATAACAGATATGCAAAACAATAACAGTGAAAACTAACCTGGTCGGTGGTAAATTCTTGTGTATAATCGCGACTATTGTGGGAGACACTCTCCTCACTACGAATATCATTCTCAAatgaccaactatctgaaattgaaaagttgtagtCATCCATTGTTCCTTCCCGAATTTTTCGCTGCGGCgttcctaaaaaatttgacaaatacaCAGTTTGTGAGGAAAGCCTAAGTAACCATGCCAAATTTTCACCGAAAatcattattctaatttttgtagattatgtTTGACATAGAAATAACCAGGAAAGTCCCAGGTCGGATGGTCGGACGAATCCAATTAGAATCACCATTCCTTCCTTAGTCGGTACGAAGCCAGACTTGTTGACAAACTTTCGAGGGTGTTAGCCTCGggttactccacaattgtaaaAACGAtcataaagcatagtgtcacatggacggacacctttggagtggaaaccacttatgctttagaccagtaattttagtagaataagtttgctagctatctttagtattttaacttaatatgcatttttaaacacaaaaataaaatataatagAAGGTTACGGTAGCTTACAGAAGATGAATGTGGCTATCGAACGAACTGACTTCTTACGGTAAGCTTACgttagcttcgaaagagaaaacaaaatacttttttttcctctcgaaaataaatattgactaaactactaaattttttggatcgagaAGCTGAtcgggtggtggtttagtggcggccttgggttgagtttcttgaagaactcaagaagaaactgaataataccaagaacaaagtaagaacaaagagcaaacacaaaatttctagagagacaagttggagagattcaaggtgtgaattgaatggtttCACAAAGAgttctatttataggaaaatgaggacctctctcctcactccatatggccggccccccccccccatatttGCTCTATGGTTGAAATCTAATTCTAGGTTTAAGTctaataaaaatatagttacaaaaataaatgtttcaactttcaatctgtttgaactggtgcaaagatgttatttttctgatcatttcatcctaaatggtcgtaataaatttttgcctccaaagcctttcaatgaacaccctaagagagtcttgaaactaaataatgagttttagggtgtttgttgaaaagtcttagagcaaaaaattcattataaacatttcaaataaaattatcaaaaaaacatgattttttacccggtgtatttatagaaattaaataaatacgataaaatttattaaataaaaataaaatttaaaaggtgAAGGTGTTTTAAGAAGGGAGGGGGGGCCGGatgttttttgggtggggggccGGGGGATAATCTGGGTTTTAAGAAAAGGCTggagtttgataaaaaaaaaaaaaacaaaaagagaaggctGGGGGGCcgggtaaaaacaaaaagggaaggcTGGGGGGGCCGGGgccggtttaaaaaaaaagaaaacggccgggttttaaaaaaaaggaaaacagaaaggaaatgtttggggggggggggggggggggggcgggtaaaaaaaaaaagaaaacggccgggtttaaaaaaaaaggaaaacagaaacgGAATGCTGGGGGGGGcccgggtaaaaaaaaaacgaaaacagccgggtttaaaaaaaaaggaaaacagaaacgGAATGCTGGGGGGGGGCCgggtaaaaaaaagagaaaacaaaaaggaaaagggtaAGGGCAAGGAGGTAATTTtggtgtggggccgggggggtggggtgtcaggggggggggaatagcaatttgcCCAAAGAAACTCTAAAAAGCCGCGGCTAGACCGGTCCAATTTTCTCCCATGAGAGGGACAGGAGCcgaatcttttgtttttttattaaaaacaaattaaggaTAATTTTAGGACTATATACTCGTTTAATTAATTTACTCTATAATTGGTGGAGTGAAAGGAAACCCCGAAAGGAACATCAGATATCAGGTACACCGTCAGCACCAACTAAACTCCAAACGTATTTGTCATCTCTaaggacaaacaaaaaaaaaactaaactccAAACAGAAAAACAGTGCTACTGGGTCCcacactttcattttcttcccgCTGTTTATATATAAACGAGAGACGCAATCTCGTCCTCATGTGACCATCTGAGGTTACAGTCTTACAGAGACGACTGTTGGTCCAAGTCCAGTggttttttattggtaaaaaaaaaaatcccaaaaaaatggCCGGGGAACTGGAACAAGGCATGGAGAATTCATGCATTTACAAGAATCGTAACGAGCCCGTGGAGGCTAGAATCAAAGATTTGATCTCTCGAATGACCGTGGAAGAGAAGATCGGCCAGATGGCTCAAATCGGGCGAAGCGTCGCTACTCCTTCCGTCGTCCGCAAATTCTTCATCggtcggtctctctctctctctctccctctctaacaTAGTATCTAACCAGGGCCGGCCCGGGGTAAGTCTCGCAAGCCCTCGGGCTTGGGCAACTCccgaaaaatattaaaaatttaaattaggtataaatataaaaaagtttCCCTTAACCAGCAGAAACGAAATGGTTGGCGGAGCGGCCACTGCATGTGCTAGAAAGGCTGTGGGAGCGAAGTTTGAATCTTGGGACCACTTCTTtccttttctacttttttttttttttgttttttgttttcctccccCAGACCCCCCACAataataggaaaataatatTACTAAATTactatgttgaaatttttttatttattcttacatttaattaaagaaaaagtTAAGTTAATTAACacgatttttgtttttaccttcGAACAACCATTTCGAAAGAGAGGTTAATTAGTTTGGctatgatctcaattgaaaatgaggcgCCGTTTCACTAAAAGCattttttgagatttggggtttttttttaaaactttttatgCTTTTCGAAATGGGCTATTTTCGTCACATATATATGATATATCAattaaaaagcccaaaaagtcaaataataaaaaattagcgGAATAGGTCCCGAATTAGAAAGCCCAAAAagtcaaataataaaaaattagcgGAATAGGTCCCGAGTTCTTGGATAAGTAGAGTATGACAACTGAATTGAcaaatttgcttcaaaaaatgtaaGGAAAAGTTATTTTCTTCGAATGGGATCGTGCTAATTATAAAGTACTATAGTATAACTAGAGAGTTACATTAcgatgttgatttttttgatgttATTTAAGCTAAAGGAACATTAAAAATTTGATgttattttttgtacttgtatatttttttttattttgtatgactTAATAGAAGGTGGGCAACAAAGCATGAAGTTGGGCTTGGACAACCCAAGTGTCGGGGCCGGCACTGTATCTAACTATGTATGTCTGGACCAATTTAGgtgcatctcgattaatttatCAATTCCATCGCTGGCCTACTCCTTGGTTACCAATATATCTACGATGCATGCATGTATTTACTAGATGCCGGGCACAGGCACTGCGAGTGCAATTCATATTATGTTAAATAATGCAAAAGAGAAAGGCGCAAACCTGGTCTTAGTGACTAAGGATGAAACAGAATGGAATTCATCTTGATTGCGATTTGCGATTACATTGTAATGTAGAGAGGGCCTGAGTCGAGATGCGCATAAGCTGGTCCA
The sequence above is a segment of the Rhododendron vialii isolate Sample 1 chromosome 13a, ASM3025357v1 genome. Coding sequences within it:
- the LOC131314346 gene encoding protein FAR1-RELATED SEQUENCE 5-like, which translates into the protein MANSTAPREILNILKQKDPSNTTGIKSIYNTIFSNKAAKLDGLTPIQYVIRQLLKEHYLHQFLTNPDTNEITDIIWVHPMSLELSVNFPSVLIIDATYKTNEYRKPLLEVVGITSTWRTYSLMFAYLSNEREETLTWALDNLKNWMLQKGASMPLVFVSDRDLALMNAIETCFPTARHILCIWHINQCVMKNCSRVLGSEWKRFVKSWHSLINSSTPSSFEHKWQAMCDDFRQFPYVITYLWQTWLRSYKERFVSAWTDTCMHLGSNSSQRAESAHARLKLYLGDTMSSLQTSFDKIHKMLKNQFGEIKKSFEKSLNIPRHKQLRDDIFDQVRCRISLEAMEFIHDQLETALEVSPHIVGYCNCTIKITHGLPCMHDLAYYRSISTPIPLWSIHAHWTRLSMHATEFNEEGARSDRTSQVVEILDGMDPPMREHIIDRIIDMADPSRSTIRPPSYNTEHRGRPTGRDEQSTRRIPSFSEASTSGSRTATSRVRGRGRRGRGSGVRNTQFIVPSIIDPYIQRLPQAYQRYISHTVDVLGDGHCGFRAIAALIGYSENDWSRVREELIEEIQQNYYLYTEIYPVNDWAKHLLILLNWFEPTAPKDHWMEAMTLGVVIATRYNLVLHTFDEDVYGCFTHLPLRSPPVSVEYRREIAIARVNNDHFVQIFLEPNYPVPPIPIWWEEHSSDEAKGWAASYETRLLLWYEVMGISMPGAAFGGDID